From a single Oreochromis niloticus isolate F11D_XX linkage group LG3, O_niloticus_UMD_NMBU, whole genome shotgun sequence genomic region:
- the LOC100693199 gene encoding obscurin: MLLQSHGEQDSMEVILVYSKLCLMVVTAHVHTSYSKISHSPFHITPSRLQLFEYESVYFTCEGVNISAELKVRNIRQILSKCSNSTVMKRCGIKYALASDSGEYWCESGAERSNAVSITVSAGAVILESPVHPVVEGDAATLHCRNKITSSNFTAEFYKDNFFMGTRYEGKLEIQKVLMSHEGFYKCKIHEVGESPESWMAIRRKSNAGEDSSFRITASRLHLFETESVYFTCKGFNISTDWKVRNAREIVSQCSNGSATKTCRIDHASASDSGEYWCESGAERSNAVNITVSSGAVILESPAHAVVEGDAVTLHCRNTNTSSNFTADFYKDNFFMGTRYEGKLEIPDVSESHEGLYKCRIHGVGESPETWVAIRRKSNAQEVPHEEIAFSHNFYILRCTAVTVGLALQLLVLGLLQWKLQLVLSVLLLLTSHFQ, translated from the exons ATGTTGCTTCAGTCTCACGGTGAGCAAGACAGCATGGAGGTCATACTTGTCTACAGTAAACTCT GTTTGATGGTGGTGACTGCACATGTGCATACAAGTTATTCTAAGATATCTC aTTCGCCTTTTCATATCACTCCATCCAGACTGCAGCTCTTTGAATACGAGTCAGTCTATTTTACCTGTGAAGGTGTTAATATTTCAGCCGAATTGAAAGTGAGGAACATTCGGCAAATCCTTTCGAAATGTTCAAATAGCACTGTGATGAAAAGGTGCGGGATCAAATATGCCCTTGCTTCAGATAGTGGAGAATACTGGTGTGAGAGTGGGGCAGAGAGGAGCAATGCTGTCAGTATCACTGTTTCAG CTGGTGCTGTGATACTGGAGAGTCCTGTCCATCCTGTGGTGGAGGGAGATGCTGCTACTCTGCACTgtagaaacaagataacttccTCAAATTTCAcagcagaattctacaaagataACTTCTTCATGGGCACCAGATATGAAGGAAAACTAGAAATTCAAAAGGTTTTAATGTCTCATGAAGGATTCTATAAATGCAAAATACATGAAGTTGGAGAATCACCAGAGAGCTGGATGGCTATCAGAAGGAAATCGAATGCAGGGGAAG ATTCGTCTTTTCGTATAACTGCATCCAGACTGCACCTTTTTGAAACTGAGTCAGTCTATTTTACCTGTAAAGGGTTTAATATTTCAACCGATTGGAAAGTGAGGAATGCCAGAGAAATCGTTTCTCAATGTTCAAATGGCAGTGCGACAAAGACCTGCAGGATTGATCATGCCTCTGCTTCAGATAGTGGAGAATACTGGTGTGAGAGTGGGGCAGAGAGGAGCAATGCTGTCAACATCACTGTCTCAT CTGGTGCTGTGATACTGGAGAGTCCTGCCCATGCTGTGGTGGAGGGAGATGCTGTTACTCTGCACTGTAGAAACACGAACACTTCCTCCAATTTCACAGCAGATTTCTACAAAGATAACTTCTTCATGGGCACCAGATATGAAGGAAAACTAGAAATCCCTGATGTTTCAGAGTCTCATGAAGGACTCTATAAATGCAGAATACATGGGGTTGGAGAATCACCAGAGACCTGGGTGGCTATCAGAAGAAAATCCAATGCACAGgaag TACCTCATGAAGAAATTGCTTTTTCACACAATTTCTACATCTTGCGGTGCACAGCTGTGACGGTTGGGTTGgctctgcagctgctggtgtTGGGACTACTTCAGTGGAAGCTGCAACTGG TGCTCAGTGTGCTCTTGCTTCTGACCTCACATTTTCAGTGA